A genomic segment from Microbulbifer elongatus encodes:
- a CDS encoding YqcC family protein, protein MKSIYSDIATLLLELEAELRALDLWEDTPPSAEALASTQPFCVDTLTFPQWLQFVFLTRMSHLVEFEQPLPQQCGIAPMAEEHFRGSSQTGAALVAKLTEIDERLVRG, encoded by the coding sequence ATGAAATCCATTTATTCGGACATCGCTACACTGTTGCTGGAGCTCGAGGCGGAGTTGCGCGCACTGGACCTGTGGGAAGACACTCCGCCTAGTGCCGAAGCCCTGGCCAGCACCCAGCCTTTTTGTGTAGATACCCTGACGTTTCCGCAGTGGCTGCAGTTCGTGTTTCTCACGCGTATGAGTCATCTGGTGGAGTTTGAGCAGCCCTTGCCGCAGCAGTGTGGCATTGCGCCTATGGCCGAGGAACACTTCCGCGGTAGCAGCCAGACGGGGGCGGCTCTGGTTGCCAAGCTGACTGAAATTGACGAGCGACTGGTTCGCGGCTGA
- a CDS encoding ATP-dependent zinc protease family protein yields MRFLPCISLLLLVQLLAGCETLRLSQPAPPESPNVFEETPPAQAAPDATGQCPPVEAVVCAEPEVKVVERVIERKFETIVEVPVAKDKLVLGSEEYFVIEPGALRLKALVDTGAATCSLSVSDMTPFERDGNDWVRFNLSDGGDAEPLKIELPIKRHVRVARPGFERQRRPVVNMSLSIGEVTHMVEVNLVERGEFEFPLLVGRNFLKDAAVVDVSRKLVQGNGTAPAVGK; encoded by the coding sequence ATGCGGTTTTTGCCTTGTATTTCCCTGTTGCTGCTTGTTCAGCTGCTCGCCGGTTGTGAGACGCTGCGCCTGTCGCAACCAGCTCCCCCGGAATCGCCCAATGTGTTTGAGGAAACGCCCCCGGCCCAGGCGGCTCCCGATGCAACCGGTCAGTGCCCGCCGGTTGAAGCGGTGGTGTGTGCCGAGCCCGAAGTCAAAGTGGTGGAGCGGGTGATCGAGCGCAAGTTCGAGACGATCGTCGAAGTACCGGTGGCCAAAGACAAGCTGGTGTTGGGGTCGGAAGAGTATTTCGTCATCGAGCCCGGCGCTTTGCGCCTGAAGGCGCTGGTGGATACCGGGGCTGCAACCTGCTCCCTGAGCGTCAGTGATATGACACCGTTCGAGCGCGACGGTAACGACTGGGTGCGCTTCAACCTCTCTGATGGTGGCGATGCAGAGCCACTGAAAATCGAGCTGCCCATCAAGCGCCATGTGCGGGTGGCGCGCCCGGGGTTCGAGCGCCAGCGCCGACCGGTCGTGAATATGAGTCTTTCCATCGGTGAGGTGACCCACATGGTGGAAGTCAACCTGGTGGAGCGGGGGGAGTTTGAGTTTCCGCTTCTGGTGGGGCGCAACTTTCTCAAAGATGCCGCAGTGGTGGATGTGAGCCGCAAACTGGTGCAGGGCAACGGCACCGCACCGGCGGTTGGCAAGTAA
- a CDS encoding inactive transglutaminase family protein gives MSPRAQVYILAAILALMGAGLTIYKNVELGFPLLPGEYRTVWTIEAKVRFNADSGPAKAALTLPREQRNMEVLGETFSSSGYGFNIISEDDEYRAVWAKRQASGVQSLFYQLDVHQTPGAALEQPLDLSTEVVKPLLSAAEQEAVRQAIYSLVGSARERSSDTSTFTSELLTALSDNRNQDSNLIFGYYKNRSYVDVALLVLAAADIPAHRIRGLYLEDDRRRLDPEDLLEIYDGERWIVFEPQSGSPGVPKNFFIWQRGGKSLLDVEGGRNSGVTFSVISNDVPARDVAMLSTSQEKEALVDFSIYSLPIEQQSIFKLILLVPVGALVVVLLRVFVGLRTSGTFMPVLLAIAFIETQLFTGLAIFVLILILGLWIRFYLSRLNLLLVARIAAVVVTVVILMGAISVVSYKLGIEQALTVTFFPMIILAWTIERMSIVWEEDGPYEVVVQAGGSLLVAVIAWWVMTNRYIEHWTFNFPELLLVLLGFIMIVGNYTGYRLGELARFRQLVR, from the coding sequence ATGTCGCCACGGGCTCAGGTCTATATTCTCGCCGCGATACTCGCCCTGATGGGCGCCGGCCTAACCATCTACAAAAATGTCGAACTGGGCTTCCCGCTATTGCCCGGGGAATACCGCACCGTCTGGACGATCGAGGCCAAGGTGCGCTTCAATGCCGATAGCGGCCCCGCCAAGGCAGCGCTGACTCTGCCCCGGGAACAGCGCAATATGGAAGTCCTAGGAGAAACCTTCAGCTCTTCCGGCTACGGTTTCAATATCATTAGCGAAGACGACGAGTATCGCGCGGTCTGGGCCAAACGCCAGGCCAGCGGCGTGCAGTCGCTTTTCTACCAACTGGATGTGCACCAGACACCGGGTGCCGCTCTGGAACAGCCGCTGGATCTCAGCACTGAGGTGGTCAAACCGCTGCTCAGTGCCGCTGAGCAGGAAGCGGTACGTCAGGCTATCTACTCCCTGGTCGGCAGCGCGCGCGAACGCTCCTCTGATACCAGCACCTTTACCTCGGAGCTGCTCACCGCACTGAGCGATAACCGCAATCAGGACAGCAATCTGATCTTCGGGTACTACAAAAATCGCTCGTATGTGGATGTGGCACTACTGGTGCTGGCCGCTGCAGATATCCCGGCGCACCGTATTCGCGGTTTGTATCTGGAAGACGACCGCCGCCGCTTGGATCCGGAAGACCTGCTGGAAATCTACGACGGTGAGCGCTGGATAGTGTTCGAGCCGCAGAGCGGCTCACCGGGCGTGCCGAAGAATTTCTTTATCTGGCAGCGCGGTGGCAAGAGCCTGCTGGATGTGGAAGGCGGCCGCAACTCTGGCGTGACCTTCTCGGTGATTTCCAATGATGTACCGGCCCGCGACGTGGCCATGCTGAGTACCAGCCAGGAAAAAGAAGCCCTGGTGGATTTTTCCATCTACAGCCTGCCTATCGAACAGCAGAGTATCTTCAAACTGATCCTGCTGGTGCCGGTGGGCGCGCTGGTGGTGGTGCTGCTGCGGGTGTTTGTGGGGCTGCGCACATCGGGCACCTTTATGCCGGTGCTGCTGGCCATTGCGTTTATCGAGACACAGCTGTTCACCGGTCTCGCTATTTTCGTGCTGATTCTGATTCTCGGCCTGTGGATCCGCTTCTATCTGAGCCGGCTCAACCTGCTCCTTGTGGCGAGGATCGCCGCCGTGGTGGTCACGGTGGTGATTCTGATGGGTGCCATCAGTGTGGTGAGTTACAAGCTCGGCATCGAGCAGGCGCTGACGGTGACCTTCTTCCCGATGATTATTCTTGCCTGGACCATCGAGCGCATGTCTATTGTGTGGGAAGAGGACGGCCCCTATGAGGTAGTGGTGCAGGCCGGGGGCAGTCTGCTGGTGGCGGTGATCGCCTGGTGGGTGATGACCAACCGCTACATCGAGCACTGGACCTTCAATTTCCCCGAGCTGTTACTGGTGCTGCTCGGCTTTATCATGATCGTCGGTAACTATACCGGTTACCGCCTCGGTGAACTGGCGCGGTTCCGCCAGCTGGTGCGCTGA
- a CDS encoding alpha-L-glutamate ligase-like protein: protein MHLPTFFRGGLVSPFSLRKLGVLGMNARNVHYIARYNDRDKYPIVDDKLNTKRQAKRYRIPVPELIAAFETQPSRKRVMEVIEPLEKFVIKPARGSGGKGILVIVGRDGDEYRKPSGSKVTALDIQRHVSNIHSGLYSLGGKPDRVMIEALVDFDPVFDKYSFEGVPDIRVIVFRGYPVMAMLRCSTHDSDGKANLHQGAVGVGVDLATGKAAHAVQRGMRVEIHPDTQMPFADLEVPDWKELVRLAASCYEMTGLGYLGCDIVLDRKRGPLLLEANARPGLAIQIANGVGLRTRLEHIEGMDLEKLEKNVDERVAYSMDYFAAKPLAL from the coding sequence ATGCATCTGCCGACTTTTTTTCGCGGTGGCCTGGTCTCGCCTTTTTCGCTGCGGAAGCTCGGCGTACTGGGCATGAATGCGCGTAATGTGCACTACATTGCGCGCTACAACGATCGCGATAAATACCCCATCGTCGACGACAAGCTCAACACCAAGCGCCAGGCCAAGCGCTACCGGATTCCCGTCCCGGAACTGATTGCCGCCTTCGAGACCCAGCCCAGCCGCAAGCGGGTGATGGAGGTCATCGAGCCGCTGGAAAAATTCGTGATCAAACCGGCCCGCGGTTCCGGTGGAAAGGGCATTCTGGTGATTGTCGGCCGCGACGGTGATGAATATCGAAAACCCTCGGGCAGCAAGGTCACTGCCCTGGATATCCAGCGCCATGTGAGCAATATCCACAGTGGTCTCTACAGCCTTGGCGGTAAGCCCGACCGGGTAATGATCGAGGCGCTGGTGGATTTCGACCCTGTCTTCGACAAGTACTCGTTTGAGGGGGTGCCGGATATCCGTGTGATCGTTTTCCGCGGCTACCCGGTCATGGCCATGTTGCGTTGCTCCACCCACGATTCCGACGGAAAAGCCAATCTGCACCAGGGCGCAGTGGGGGTGGGCGTGGATCTCGCCACGGGCAAGGCTGCCCACGCGGTGCAGCGGGGGATGCGGGTGGAGATTCACCCGGATACCCAGATGCCCTTCGCCGATCTGGAGGTGCCGGACTGGAAAGAGCTGGTGCGCCTGGCGGCCAGCTGCTACGAAATGACCGGGCTTGGCTACCTCGGCTGCGATATCGTGCTGGACCGCAAACGCGGGCCGCTGCTACTGGAAGCCAATGCGCGCCCCGGGCTCGCGATCCAGATTGCCAATGGGGTGGGCTTGCGCACGCGCCTGGAACATATCGAAGGTATGGATCTGGAGAAGTTGGAGAAAAACGTGGATGAGCGGGTGGCGTATTCGATGGATTATTTTGCGGCGAAGCCCTTAGCGCTATAA
- a CDS encoding valine--tRNA ligase, which produces MDKTYQPNAIEQQWYKTWEENGYFKPSGDTQAAPYSIMIPPPNVTGSLHMGHGFQESIMDALIRYHRMKGDNTLWQVGTDHAGIATQMVVERLLAADGKNRHELGRDKFIEKVWEWKEESGGNITRQLRRLGASPDWSRERFTMDDGFYKAVQEVFIRLYEDDLIYRGKRLVNWDPKLHTAISDLEVLNEEEQGSLWHFRYPLTDGSGHLVVATTRPETMLGDTAVAVHPEDERYKHLIGKTITLPLANREIPIIADDYVDLEFGTGCVKITPAHDFNDYEMGQRHDLEMINILDQDANLNENVPEKYQGMERFAARKQVVEDLDALGLLEKIEPHTLKVPRGDRSGVVIEPWLTDQWYVKTQPLADEAIKVVEDGRVEFVPKNYENMYFSWMRDIQDWCISRQLWWGHRIPAWYDNDGKVYVGRSEEEVREKYNLGEIELRQDEDVLDTWFSSGLWTFGTLGWPEQTPELAAFHPTSVLVTGFDIIFFWVARMMMLTLYFKKEVPFKTVYVHGLVRDSQGQKMSKSKGNVLDPIDLIDGIDLESLVTKRTAGMQVPRLREKIEKQTRKEFPEGLAAYGTDALRYTYYSLASTGRDIKFDVGRIEGFRNFCNKIWNASRYVLQNCDGHDCGQDGSEDFELSIADRWIISQLQRTEISVKEAIESYRFDLASQALYDFVWSEYCSWYLELSKPVLWDDNASDAIKKGTRRTLIRVLETILRLAHPLMPFITEEIWQRVKDLAGKAGDTIMLQPYPEANAHRMDENAEAAIAWLKDVIEGVRNIRGEMNISPAKKIPLILRNGSEQDENLLKQTRSLLTKLASLESIDWLAEGAEAPASSTAFVRELELLVPMAGLIDVEAESARVQKELDKLDKDLKQVAGKLQNPNFVDKAPEAVVNKEKQRLADLESTRTRFVEQLESLKNL; this is translated from the coding sequence ATGGACAAGACATATCAGCCCAACGCCATCGAACAGCAGTGGTATAAAACCTGGGAAGAGAACGGCTATTTCAAGCCCTCCGGCGACACCCAGGCCGCCCCCTACTCCATCATGATTCCGCCGCCCAACGTGACCGGTAGCCTGCATATGGGCCACGGCTTCCAGGAATCCATCATGGACGCGCTGATCCGCTACCACCGCATGAAGGGCGACAACACCCTGTGGCAGGTGGGCACCGACCACGCCGGTATTGCCACCCAGATGGTGGTGGAGCGCCTGCTGGCCGCGGACGGCAAAAACCGTCACGAGCTGGGCCGCGACAAGTTCATCGAAAAAGTGTGGGAGTGGAAGGAAGAGTCCGGCGGCAACATCACCCGCCAGCTGCGTCGCCTCGGCGCCAGCCCGGACTGGTCCCGTGAGCGCTTCACCATGGACGACGGCTTCTACAAGGCGGTGCAGGAAGTGTTTATCCGCCTGTACGAAGACGACCTCATCTACCGCGGCAAGCGCCTGGTGAACTGGGATCCGAAACTGCACACCGCGATTTCCGATCTGGAAGTGTTGAATGAGGAAGAACAGGGCAGCCTGTGGCACTTCCGCTACCCGCTCACCGATGGTTCCGGCCACCTTGTGGTCGCCACCACCCGCCCGGAAACCATGCTCGGCGATACCGCCGTGGCGGTGCACCCGGAAGACGAGCGCTATAAGCACCTGATCGGCAAGACCATCACTCTGCCCCTGGCGAACCGTGAAATCCCGATCATCGCCGACGACTACGTGGATCTGGAATTCGGTACCGGCTGCGTGAAGATCACCCCGGCACACGATTTCAACGACTACGAAATGGGCCAGCGCCACGATCTGGAAATGATCAATATCCTGGACCAGGACGCCAACCTGAACGAAAACGTGCCGGAAAAATACCAGGGCATGGAGCGCTTTGCCGCGCGCAAGCAGGTGGTGGAAGACCTGGATGCCCTGGGCCTGCTGGAGAAAATCGAACCGCACACCTTAAAGGTTCCCCGTGGCGACCGCAGCGGTGTCGTCATCGAGCCCTGGCTCACGGATCAGTGGTACGTAAAAACCCAGCCGCTGGCAGACGAAGCCATCAAGGTGGTGGAAGACGGGCGCGTGGAGTTCGTGCCGAAGAATTACGAGAACATGTATTTCTCCTGGATGCGCGACATTCAGGACTGGTGTATCTCCCGTCAGCTGTGGTGGGGCCACCGCATCCCGGCCTGGTACGACAACGACGGCAAGGTCTACGTGGGCCGCAGCGAAGAAGAAGTACGGGAGAAGTACAACCTCGGCGAGATCGAACTGCGTCAGGATGAAGATGTACTCGACACCTGGTTCTCCTCCGGCCTGTGGACCTTCGGCACCCTCGGCTGGCCGGAACAAACCCCGGAGCTGGCGGCGTTCCACCCGACCTCGGTACTGGTTACCGGCTTCGACATCATCTTCTTCTGGGTCGCGCGTATGATGATGCTGACCCTCTACTTCAAAAAAGAAGTGCCGTTCAAGACCGTGTACGTACACGGTCTGGTGCGCGACAGCCAGGGCCAGAAGATGTCCAAATCCAAGGGCAACGTACTGGATCCTATCGACCTGATCGACGGTATCGACCTGGAAAGCCTGGTGACCAAACGCACCGCGGGCATGCAGGTGCCGCGCCTGCGCGAGAAGATTGAAAAGCAGACCCGCAAGGAGTTCCCGGAAGGTCTCGCCGCCTATGGCACCGACGCCCTGCGTTACACCTACTACTCGCTGGCCTCCACCGGTCGCGACATCAAGTTTGATGTGGGCCGGATTGAAGGCTTCCGCAACTTCTGCAACAAGATCTGGAACGCGTCCCGCTACGTGCTGCAGAACTGCGACGGCCACGACTGCGGACAGGACGGTAGCGAAGATTTCGAACTGAGCATTGCGGACCGCTGGATCATCTCTCAGCTGCAGCGCACCGAGATCTCGGTCAAGGAAGCCATCGAAAGTTACCGCTTCGACCTGGCCTCCCAGGCCCTGTACGATTTCGTGTGGAGCGAGTACTGCAGCTGGTATCTGGAACTGTCCAAGCCGGTCCTGTGGGACGACAACGCCAGCGATGCGATCAAGAAAGGCACTCGCCGTACCCTGATCCGCGTACTGGAAACCATCCTGCGCCTGGCCCACCCGCTGATGCCGTTTATTACCGAAGAAATCTGGCAGCGGGTAAAAGATCTGGCGGGCAAGGCCGGCGACACCATCATGCTGCAGCCCTACCCGGAAGCCAATGCGCACCGCATGGACGAAAATGCCGAAGCGGCGATCGCCTGGCTGAAGGATGTGATCGAAGGTGTGCGCAATATTCGCGGCGAGATGAATATTTCTCCGGCGAAAAAGATCCCACTGATTCTGCGCAACGGTTCCGAGCAGGACGAAAACCTGCTCAAGCAGACCCGCAGTCTGCTCACCAAACTGGCCAGCCTGGAATCCATCGACTGGCTGGCAGAAGGCGCTGAAGCACCGGCCTCCTCCACCGCCTTTGTGCGCGAACTGGAACTGCTGGTGCCCATGGCAGGCCTGATCGACGTGGAAGCGGAAAGCGCGCGGGTTCAGAAGGAGTTGGACAAGCTGGACAAAGACCTGAAACAGGTTGCCGGCAAACTGCAGAACCCGAACTTCGTGGATAAAGCACCGGAAGCGGTGGTGAACAAAGAGAAGCAGAGACTGGCGGATCTGGAAAGCACCCGTACGCGCTTTGTCGAGCAGCTGGAATCGCTGAAGAATCTGTAA